The following proteins are encoded in a genomic region of Anabas testudineus chromosome 13, fAnaTes1.2, whole genome shotgun sequence:
- the aamdc gene encoding mth938 domain-containing protein, translating into MSSPEIASLSWGHMKVKGCSSSYKDCKVWPGGSRAWDWRETGTDHYPGVQPADLEEVLKKGIDLLVIGRGMSEALQVPSSTLDFVKQKGVEVRVLQTEKAVAEYNKLAGQGAKVGGVFHSTC; encoded by the exons ATGTCCTCCCCGGAAATCGCTTCTCTGTCCTGGGGACACATGAAAGTCAAGGGATGCTCTTCAAGCTACAAGGACTGTAAGGTCTGGCCTGGAGGCAGCCGAGCTTGGGACTGGAGAGAGACTGGGACCGAT CATTACCCAGGAGTACAACCTGCAGATCTGGAGGAGGTGCTGAAGAAGGGGATAGACTTGCTGGTCATCGGCAGAGGCATGAGTGAAGCTCTGCAG GTTCCCTCCTCCACGCTGGACTTTGTGAAGCAGAAAGGAGTTGAAGTCCGAGTCTTGCAGACGGAGAAGGCTGTTGCCGAGTACAACAAACTGGCTGGCCAGGGTGCTAAGGTGGGTGGGGTCTTCCACTCCACCTGCTGA
- the kctd14 gene encoding BTB/POZ domain-containing protein KCTD14 has product MSLPDFKSPEKPSSAAVPHSPIVQLNVGGHLFSTSLSTLRKHPDSKLAEMFTGQPKLRTDTQGRCFIDRNGSHFGALLEFLRSEQLPTENIKEVHREAVYYNIKPLIKRLEETPQLFGELVGRQQFLSRVPHYKENIEVLIRIARAEAIAARHSTIMICVLRTEEDLGFYDNAINSLEADKESVVTFGPWKAVPSVKDLLDCVKMDIESQGYRVSVQPHVMEKSFLSRSYDYFYKLIFTWW; this is encoded by the exons CACTCTCCCATCGTGCAGTTGAATGTTGGCGGTCACCTGTTCAGCACCTCTCTGAGCACGCTCAGGAAACATCCCGACTCCAAGCTGGCGGAGATGTTCACTGGTCAGCCCAAActacgcacagacacacagggacGCTGCTTCATTGACCGCAATGGTTCCCACTTTGGAGCCCTCCTGGAGTTCCTGAGATCAGAGCAACTGCCCACCGAGAACATCAAAGAG gttcaCAGAGAGGCGGTGTATTACAACATCAAACCACTGATCAAACGTCTGGAGGAAACTCCTCAGCTGTTCGGAGAGCTGGTGGGAAGGCAGCAGTTCCTGTCCAGAGTCCCTCACTACAAAGAAAACATCGAG GTGCTGATTCGTATCGCCAGAGCCGAGGCCATCGCCGCCCGCCACTCCACCATCATGATCTGTGTACTGCGGACAGAGGAAGATTTAGGTTTCTATGACAACGCCATCAATAGCCTGGAGGCGGATAAGGAATCTGTGGTGACGTTCGGACCCTGGAAGGCCGTCCCGTCTGTTAAAGACCTGCTGGACTGTGTAAAAATGGACATTGAGAGTCAGGGCTACAGGGTGAGCGTCCAGCCTCATGTCATGGAGAAAAGCTTCCTGTCCCGGAGCTACGACTACTTCTACAAACTCATATTCACCTGGTGGTGA
- the ints4 gene encoding integrator complex subunit 4, with amino-acid sequence MAAHLKKRVYEEFSKVVQIPHEDIPAKKLRLSKPSKSAALHIDLCKATNSTDALQYLLQFARKPVEAESVEGVVRILLEHYYKETDNSVRLKIASLLGLLSKTQGFSADCIIDDAINTINTEKSHQVLAQLLDTLLIIGTQLPENPIVRQRLIEVACKHLSDTYFGVRNKCLQLLGCLGMVDTPLNKDNEALGSLIGGMKDVQSIISDYFGDQDPRVRTAALKAMLQLHERGMKIHQIIYDQACRLLSDDYEQVRSAAVQMVWVLSQLYPESIVPIPSSNEEIRLVDDAFGKISHMVSDGSWMVRVQAARTLGSMLQVSPHFLEQTLDKKLMSDLRRKRTAHERAKELFASGEFSSGRKWADDAPKEKLDTNSVNLIASGACGAFVHGLEDEMFEVRIAAVEALCQLAKSSPSFAEKCLDFLVDMFNDEIEEVRLQSIHVLREISTHITLREDQLDTVLAVLEDSSRDIREALHELLCYTNVSTKECIQLALLELLKNLNKYPTDRNSVWKCLKFLGSRHPTLVLPLVPELLSTHPYFDTPEPDMDDPAYIAVLVLVFNAAKSCPTMPALFSDHTFRHYVYLRDSLSHLVPPLRLPGRKQVYGLDSVDSGCGSGSVESARLFLQQSLNRVSTIQNLEAPGAQELLDFTIRDLLRLGELQTELAGAADFCATYLRCQLLLMKALQEKLWNMAVPLCLKQNVTATAAAQQILDETYKLEFLYSGLESRQVATIHHVRLQAKALQLILTARTRQGLDALISSCERFLQDIESFQRLFLTELPHLQDSFVDKLLELMPRLSSCKPVEMVKILQTTLRQSGLLQLRLPVQIHRATATIIEPTGESDNPLRFTSGLVVALDIDATLEHVQDPQNTVKVQVLYPDGQSHVIHPKPADFRRPGPDRHRLITQVYLSHTAWTEPSQIEVRLLLAYSSSSASLSSPSKMGWSDSIDSLPPPEASVEGTIPFSKPVKVYIMPKPARR; translated from the exons ATGGCAGCACATCTGAAAAAGCGAGTTTATGAGGAATTTTCCAAAGTTGTTCAG ATTCCCCATGAAGACATTCCGGCCAAGAAATTGCGTCTGTCCAAACCCAGTAaatctgcagctctgcacattGACCTCTGTAAAGCCACCAACTCTACCGATGCTTTGCAATACCTGCTGCAGTTTGCACGCAAGCCTGTAGAGGCAGAAAGCGTGGAGGGTGTAGTCAGGATCCTTTTGGAGCACTACTACAAG GAGACAGATAACTCTGTGAGACTGAAGATTGCCTCTCTGCTGGGTCTTCTGTCCAAAACACAGGGTTTCAGTGCTGACTGCATCATAGACGATGCCATCAACACAATCAACACTGAGA AGTCCCATCAGGTCCTCGCTCAGCTGCTGGACACTCTGCTGATTATTGGTACACAGCTACCTGAGAATCCTATAGTCAGACAGAGGCTCATAGAGGTGGCTTGcaag CACCTGTCTGATACATATTTTGGGGTGAGGAACAAGTGTCTGCAGCTCCTTGGATGTCTTGGCATGGTGGACACACCTCTAAACAAAGACAATGAAGCACTGGGCTCATTGATAG GAGGCATGAAAGATGTCCAGAGCATTATCAGTGACTACTTTGGCGATCAAGACCCTAGAGTCCGCACAGCAGCCCTCAAAGCTATG ctgcagctgcatgaGAGGGGAATGAAGATTCACCAGATCATTTATGACCAG gcgTGCAGACTGCTTTCAGATGATTATGAACAGGTCCGCTCTGCAGCAGTGCAGATGGTTTGGGTGCTCAGCCAGTTGTACCCAGAAAG CATTGTGCCAATCCCATCATCCAATGAGGAGATCCGACTTGTTGATGACGCATTTGGGAAAATCAGTCACATGGTCAGCGACGGCTCCTGGATGGTGCGGGTGCAGGCCGCCAGAACACTG GGTTCGATGCTGCAGGTCAGTCCTCACTTTCTGGAGCAAACGTTGGATAAGAAGCTGATGTCAGATCTCAGG AGGAAGCGTACAGCCCACGAACGGGCCAAGGAGCTCTTTGCATCTGGAGAGTTCTCCTCTGGCAGGAAGTGGGCTGATGATGCCCCTAAGGAAAAACTGGACACCAACTCTGTGAATCTCATTGCCTCTGGGGCCTGCGGTGCCTTCGTTCATGGTCTGGAGGACGAGATGTTTG AGGTCCGCATCGCAGCAGTAGAGGCATTGTGCCAGCTGGCTAAGTCATCTCCCAGCTTTGCTGAAAAGTGTCTGGACTTTCTGGTTGACATGTTCAACGACGAGATCGAGGAAGTGAGGCTACAGTCCATCCACGTGCTGAGAGAAATCTCTACTCATATAACGCTGAGAGAAGACCAGCTGGACACAGTGCTGGCTGTTCTGgag GACTCATCTCGTGACATCAGAGAAGCTCTCCATGAGTTACTCTGTTACACCAACGTCTCCACTAAAGAGTGTATCCAGctggctctgctggagctgctgaagAACCTCAACAAGTATCCCACCGACAGAAACTCTGTCTGGAA GTGTTTGAAGTTTCTGGGTTCACGCCACCCAACACTGGTCCTTCCTCTAGTTCCTGAACTGCTCAGCACACACCCTTATTTCGACACACCAGAGCCAGACATGGATGATCCTGCCT ACATTGCAGTGCTGGTGTTGGTGTTCAACGCTGCCAAGTCGTGTCCCACCATGCCGGCACTGTTCTCCGATCATACCTTCAGACACTACGTCTACCTGAGGGACAGTTTGTCCCACCTTGTACCGCCACTAAGA TTGCCAGGCAGAAAGCAGGTGTACGGTTTGGACTCTGTGGACTCTGGTTGTGGTTCAGGTTCTGTGGAATCAGCTCGGCTCTTTCTTCAACAGAGTCTAAACAGGGTCAGTACCATCCAGAACCTGGAAGCACCTGGAGCTCAGGAACTGCTGGACTTCACCATACG AGACCTACTGAGGCTGGGGGAGCTGCAGACGGAGCTCGCTGGAGCTGCGGATTTCTGTGCTACATACCTGCGCTGCCAGCTGCTTCTCATGAAG GCTCTGCAGGAGAAGCTGTGGAACATGGCCGTCCCGCTCTGCCTCAAACAGAATGTCACGGCCACAGCAGCTGCTCAACAG ATCTTGGATGAAACGTACAAGCTGGAGTTTCTGTACAGTGGCTTGGAAAGCAGACAGGTGGCCACAATACACCATGTTCGCCTCCAGGCCAAAGCTCTGCAGCTCATCCTGACTGCTCGCACCAGGCAAGG GTTGGATGCTCTCATCAGCAGCTGTGAGAGGTTTTTGCAGGACATTGAGTCTTTCCAGAG GCTGTTTCTGACAGAGCTGCCCCACCTCCAGGACAGTTTTGTGGATAAGCTTTTAGAGCTGATGCCCCGGCTCTCATCCTGTAAGCCAGTGGAGATGGTAAAGATCCTCCAGACAACACTGAGGCAGAGCGgcctgctgcagctcagactgCCTGTACAG ATCCATCGGGCAACGGCTACCATCATTGAGCCAACAGGGGAGTCTGACAATCCACTGAGGTTCACATCTGGTCTGGTGGTGGCACTAGACATCGATGCAACACTAGAGCATGTCCAGGACCCCCAGAACACAGTGAAAGTACAG GTTCTGTATCCTGACGGCCAGAGTCACGTGATCCATCCTAAACCTGCAGACTTCAGGAGGCCTGGACCTGACAGACACAGACTCATCACACAGGTTTACCTCTCACACACTGCATGGACAG agCCGTCTCAAATTGAGGTGCGTCTCCTGCTGGCCTAcagctcctcctcagcctccctctcctccccttccAAGATGGGATGGAGTGACAGCATTGACAGTCTTCCACCACCAGAGGCGTCTGTCGAAGGGACCATTCCGTTCAGCAAGCCTGTCAAAGTCTACATCATGCCCAAACCTGCCCGACGTTAA
- the LOC113172451 gene encoding uncharacterized protein LOC113172451, giving the protein MTRVKDVLGVLLLSSLLHSGVRCKKDAQFVYSTLGGSALLPCTNLVSPDCALISWTFYKGGDRYIHEVSEGQVVAGLEKSNRMSVTSNCSLHLRDLRVDDVGSYGCVHHVDVVTDVYLSVLTITSPSKLTDLQPGGNLSLSCILFTYYDAGSCKSYSSVFSLRWMDEDETPLSRNGRYEIRGQSRCNITLVTKLQGEDSNRRWRCQVITSENRRAVFQDFRSIFLFQNPPTVPNLTPSAAMHCPVELPISRIVLCVALPIMVFIVGLFTWRTDRKHLAKTSAADIELQQMNC; this is encoded by the exons ATGACGCGCGTAAAGGATGTGCTGGGAGtcctgctgctctcctctctgcttcactcag gTGTGAGGTGTAAAAAAGATGCACAGTTTGTGTACAGCACCCTTGGGGGCAGCGCCCTCCTGCCGTGCACCAACCTGGTTTCCCCAGACTGCGCCCTCATCTCCTGGACGTTCTACAAAGGAGGCGACAGGTACATTCATGAGGTCAGTGAGGGGCAGGTGGTGGCAGGTTTGGAGAAATCCAACCGCATGTCGGTCACGTCCAACTGCTCTCTCCACCTCCGTGACCTCAGGGTCGACGACGTCGGCTCCTACGGCTGCGTTCATCATGTGGACGTCGTCACTGACGTTTACCTGTCTGTCCTCACCATCACGTCACCCTCCAAACTCACTGACCTGCAGCCTGGAGGAAACCTCAGCCTGAGCTGCATCCTCTTCACCTACTATGATGCTGGGAGCTGCAAGTCGTACTCCAGCGTGTTCAGCctcagatggatggatgaggaCGAGACTCCGCTGTCCAGAAACGGCAG GTATGAGATCAGGGGGCAGTCACGCTGCAACATCACTCTGGTCACCAAACTCCAGGGAGAAGACAGCAACAGGAGATGGAGGTGCCAGGTGATCACCTCAGAAAACAGAAGGGCGGTGTTTCAGGACTTCAGATCCATCTTTTTGTTCCAAAATCCTCCCACTGTGCCAAATCTGACTCCTTCAGCTGCCATGCATTGTCCAGTCGAGCTGCCCATCAGCCGCATTGTGCTCTGTGTAGCTCTCCCGATCATGGTGTTCATAGTGGGACTGTTCACATGGAGAACAGACCGTAAACATCTGGCcaaaacatctgcagctgaCATCGAACTTCAGCAAATGAACTGTTAA